Below is a window of Tolypothrix bouteillei VB521301 DNA.
TTAAGGAAATTGTAGACCAAGTGAATAAAGAAGATTTGTGGAAGAAAGCAGCAAAAGCTTTGGGCGTCCCTGACTCAGAAATCCCCACTAGCTCTTCTCGTGGAGTGGAAACTTTCTTTGATGGTGTCAAATTTGACCCAGAGAAGCCAGAAGAGTATTTGCAAAGTTTAAAGGTTAAGAGTTTATAGCTAATGGCTAATGGCTAATGGTGAGACCAGCCCTGTAGGCGGGTTTCCCGCCGTAGGGGACTGGCGAACCCGAAGGGCTAATGGCTAATGGCTAATGGCTAATGGCTAATGGTGAGACCAGTTCTGTGACAGGTTTCCGGCGCTCTGGTGAGTGGCGTCTTGCTCTTGCAGTCATAGCCTGCGACATTGCGAAGGTATGTGCTTAGCACTTAACATGTCGCGCCACCAACGAGAGGTCTCCATCTCCTTTGGAGATACCCCAAGAGCTAATGACTAATATAGCAATCCTAATTTGAGATCTAAACAAGGGGGACAAGCCAGACAAGCGAGACAAGATGTGTTTGTAAATCATTTAGGACTGCTATAGCAATTAGCAATTAGCAATTAGCAATTAGCTATTAGCTATTAGCCATTAGCATTAAAATAAATTTTGGAGATAAAAAATAATGACTGCAACCCTTGGGAATCGTACCCGGAAAAGAAAGGCTCAGAAAGAGCTCGCTCAATTGATATCTAAAAAAGTTGTTCCGCCAATCGTAGCGCTTGTACTTTTTTTGGCTGTTTGGCAATTACTGTGTTCTACCTTAAACTCGAATTTACCCGGTCCAATAGAAACTTTTTCAGAAACTTGGGACCCTTTTATTATTCAACCATTCTTTGATAATGGAGGAAATGATAAAGGATTGGGCTGGCAACTTCTTAATAGTTTGGGACGAGTTGGCTTGGGATTTTCTCTATCAGCTTTTTTCGGTATTTTTCTGGGTATGTTCATAGGATCTAACCAATTTTTTTATAATGCTGTCGATCCTCTTTTCCAAGTCCTGCGAACTGTTCCACCTTTAGCTTGGTTGCCTATTTCTCTAGCTGCTTTTCAGCAAGCCAATCCTTCTGCAATTTTTGTGATTTTTATCACCTCAATTTGGCCTATTCTTATCAATACTACAGTAGGAGTTCAGCAACTTCCTCAAGATTATAGGAATGTTGCGAGAGTCTTGAAATTAAGAGGGAGTAAGTATTTTTTCAAAATCTTGTTTCCCGCAACCGTTCCCTATATCTTTACTGGGTTGAGAATTGGTATTGGCTTGTCCTGGTTGGCAATTGTAGCAGCAGAAATGTTGGTTGGTGGTGTGGGTATTGGTTCATTTATTTGGGATGCATATAACACGACAACTGAAACTAATCTCAGCGAGATTATCTTGGCACTGATTTATGTTGGTTTAGTCGGTTTAATACTAGATAAATTGGTTGCTTTTGTTGCTAGAAAAGTTGTTCCAGAAGAACAAAAGAATTAGCAATAAATAGTTATCAAAACTACTAAATATGTACGAATGCGGCGGACTAGTAACCCTACTAACTACTAACATTTAACCAATGAATTTTGTAGAAATTGACCACGTTGAACGTGTATTCGATTTACCAAATGGTAACCAATATATTGCCCTGAAAAATATTGAACTGAAAATTCAGCAAGGCGAATTCATTTCCTTAATCGGACATTCCGGGTGTGGTAAATCAACTTTACTAAATATTAT
It encodes the following:
- the ntrB gene encoding nitrate ABC transporter permease — protein: MTATLGNRTRKRKAQKELAQLISKKVVPPIVALVLFLAVWQLLCSTLNSNLPGPIETFSETWDPFIIQPFFDNGGNDKGLGWQLLNSLGRVGLGFSLSAFFGIFLGMFIGSNQFFYNAVDPLFQVLRTVPPLAWLPISLAAFQQANPSAIFVIFITSIWPILINTTVGVQQLPQDYRNVARVLKLRGSKYFFKILFPATVPYIFTGLRIGIGLSWLAIVAAEMLVGGVGIGSFIWDAYNTTTETNLSEIILALIYVGLVGLILDKLVAFVARKVVPEEQKN